The following proteins come from a genomic window of Candidatus Zixiibacteriota bacterium:
- a CDS encoding response regulator produces MSLPSLLLVDDEVGVRESLKMVFGKAFRLLEADSVDRAIPQVESERPEVVLLDVLMPKADGLEVLRQIKRIHPTCEVIVLTGLNSRQLAGKAMECGAFDFVGKPFDVVELRRKVGEALDKAAHNRSRP; encoded by the coding sequence ATGAGCCTTCCTTCCCTGTTGCTGGTCGACGACGAGGTCGGCGTTCGCGAATCGCTGAAGATGGTTTTCGGCAAGGCCTTCCGCCTGCTGGAAGCCGACTCCGTCGACCGCGCGATTCCTCAGGTGGAGAGCGAGAGACCGGAGGTCGTGCTGCTCGACGTGCTCATGCCGAAGGCCGACGGCCTCGAAGTGCTCCGGCAGATCAAGCGCATCCATCCGACCTGCGAGGTCATCGTGCTCACCGGTCTCAACTCCCGCCAGCTGGCGGGGAAGGCCATGGAGTGCGGCGCGTTCGACTTCGTCGGAAAACCCTTCGACGTGGTCGAGCTGCGCCGCAAGGTCGGAGAAGCGCTCGACAAGGCGGCGCACAACCGCTCCCGGCCGTAG
- the rfbD gene encoding dTDP-4-dehydrorhamnose reductase, whose product MRLLVTGAAGLIGRHVAERFAPKHEVVALRHADLDITDREAVHRTVAAVRPALIVNAAVIEVDECERDPALARSINVDGPRWLAEAAAAARAEIVHFGTNYAFNGAEIGRAPYTIDDPPDPVNVYGRTKVEGEEAVRRECRQSYIVRTSWVFGPGKSVFLCSVHRKLRARQAVRAIADLWSSTTYVRDLVSRLEAVLAARRHGTYHIVNAGVCSYYEFAVEAARLVGLGPPEIARLVSGVKEADMARLAPRPRYTPLRCRLSEELGLPPLRHWREALAEYVVS is encoded by the coding sequence ATGCGGCTTCTGGTGACCGGCGCCGCCGGATTGATCGGGCGGCACGTCGCGGAGCGCTTCGCGCCAAAGCACGAGGTGGTGGCGCTCCGGCACGCCGATCTCGACATCACCGACCGAGAGGCCGTGCACCGAACCGTTGCCGCCGTCCGCCCTGCGTTGATCGTGAATGCCGCGGTCATCGAGGTCGACGAATGCGAGCGGGATCCTGCCTTGGCCCGGTCGATCAACGTCGACGGACCGCGCTGGCTGGCCGAAGCGGCGGCAGCCGCCCGCGCGGAGATCGTCCACTTCGGCACCAACTACGCGTTCAACGGCGCGGAGATCGGGCGCGCCCCCTACACGATCGACGATCCTCCGGACCCCGTGAACGTCTATGGCAGGACGAAGGTGGAGGGCGAGGAGGCGGTCCGGCGGGAGTGCCGGCAAAGTTACATCGTGCGCACTTCCTGGGTTTTCGGCCCCGGCAAGAGCGTCTTCCTGTGCTCCGTCCACAGGAAGCTGCGGGCGCGGCAAGCGGTGCGGGCCATCGCGGATCTCTGGTCGAGCACCACGTACGTGAGGGACCTGGTCTCCAGACTCGAAGCGGTGCTCGCCGCCCGGCGCCACGGGACCTATCACATCGTCAACGCGGGCGTCTGCTCGTACTACGAATTCGCGGTCGAGGCGGCGCGGCTGGTGGGTCTCGGTCCGCCCGAGATCGCACGGCTCGTAAGCGGGGTGAAGGAAGCCGATATGGCGCGCCTCGCCCCGCGCCCCCGCTACACCCCGCTTCGCTGCCGGCTTTCCGAAGAGCTCGGGTTGCCGCCGCTGCGCCACTGGCGAGAGGCGCTCGCGGAGTACGTCGTCTCGTGA
- a CDS encoding DUF3108 domain-containing protein, with amino-acid sequence MARVTAFCLLIGLFLPSALAAGETSAAVQVPLYAPRYFPFQNGEKAVYHASWNGIPVGSAEVQTRRLSIEGKPFFAVRVDARTSRVLDLVWKMRDTISSVFDARSLAPSRYVFNQRENQRVIDTDARYDPVAKKWSVDRRQKGKKPRIYEFDGPNTLDPISAVYLARSVDFKVGDRLLFHVFGGRYRYLLELTVERREPVAVGNRAVEAFRIVPKVTNLTKKGYAGRLNEATIWISADERRIPVKLTSRIFVGSVEMELAEGETGLRPTATAAAGRPG; translated from the coding sequence ATGGCGAGGGTCACGGCGTTCTGCCTCTTGATCGGCTTATTCCTCCCCTCCGCGCTCGCCGCCGGCGAGACCTCGGCGGCGGTGCAGGTGCCGCTGTACGCGCCGCGCTATTTCCCGTTTCAAAACGGGGAGAAAGCCGTTTATCACGCCAGCTGGAACGGGATCCCGGTCGGAAGCGCCGAGGTCCAGACGAGGAGACTCTCGATCGAAGGCAAGCCTTTCTTCGCGGTCCGGGTCGATGCCCGGACATCGAGGGTCCTGGATCTGGTCTGGAAAATGCGCGACACGATCAGCTCGGTTTTCGACGCGAGGTCGCTGGCGCCGTCTCGTTACGTCTTCAACCAGCGCGAAAACCAGCGGGTGATCGACACCGATGCGCGCTACGATCCAGTGGCTAAGAAATGGTCGGTCGACCGCCGCCAGAAGGGCAAGAAGCCGCGCATCTACGAGTTCGACGGGCCCAACACGCTGGATCCGATCAGCGCCGTTTACCTGGCGCGAAGCGTGGATTTCAAAGTCGGCGACCGACTGCTGTTCCACGTGTTCGGCGGCCGCTATCGTTACCTTCTCGAGCTCACGGTCGAGCGAAGGGAGCCGGTTGCGGTGGGTAATCGAGCGGTGGAAGCGTTCAGGATCGTGCCCAAGGTCACCAATCTGACCAAGAAAGGCTACGCCGGCAGGCTTAACGAAGCCACCATCTGGATCTCCGCGGACGAGAGGCGGATTCCGGTGAAGCTTACGAGCAGGATTTTCGTCGGCAGCGTGGAGATGGAGCTTGCGGAAGGCGAGACCGGCCTTCGGCCCACCGCCACGGCTGCGGCGGGACGCCCGGGCTAG
- a CDS encoding glycine zipper domain-containing protein, with translation MKLGSLAAGRPGAVLAACEVAIFLLAGCAGGALTTREKAAGIGALGGAAAGGIIGSAVRHPGAGAAIGAALGLGAGALIGDQLQGREIQAAEQDGRIQANQREIERQRAELEELKQRQSETYY, from the coding sequence ATGAAGCTCGGATCGTTGGCAGCCGGTCGCCCGGGTGCGGTTCTTGCCGCCTGTGAAGTCGCGATTTTCCTGCTCGCCGGATGCGCGGGAGGTGCTCTGACCACGCGGGAGAAAGCAGCCGGAATCGGCGCGCTCGGCGGCGCTGCTGCGGGAGGGATCATCGGGTCTGCGGTCCGCCATCCGGGAGCCGGGGCGGCGATTGGTGCAGCCCTCGGCCTGGGCGCGGGCGCGTTGATCGGCGACCAGCTCCAGGGAAGAGAGATCCAGGCCGCCGAGCAAGACGGCCGGATTCAGGCGAACCAACGGGAAATCGAGCGGCAACGGGCCGAGCTGGAAGAGCTCAAGCAGCGCCAAAGCGAGACCTACTACTGA
- a CDS encoding class I SAM-dependent methyltransferase, giving the protein MTGVFRSRVFFRRSFFALFLVAALSGACGRLKQWAYEGLSRDEWQQPDRVVESLALRPGDRVVDLGAGGGYFTFRLARAVGPAGKLYAVDIDPDMIELVAEQAQREGFANVQTVLAASDDPRLPDREIDLVFAANTYHHIGNRVAYFRNLRKYLAPGGRVAIVEFDERSWFSGVGGHHTPAALILDEMNRAGYELRGRFDFLDRQSFQIFAPRGDAASPHKGPGGPPSLAPPGENR; this is encoded by the coding sequence ATGACAGGGGTTTTCCGCAGCCGGGTCTTCTTCCGCCGCTCGTTTTTCGCGCTCTTTCTCGTCGCCGCCCTTTCGGGCGCCTGCGGGAGGCTCAAGCAGTGGGCCTACGAGGGGCTGAGCCGCGATGAATGGCAGCAGCCCGATCGGGTCGTCGAGTCGCTGGCGCTCCGCCCCGGCGACAGGGTGGTCGACCTCGGCGCCGGCGGAGGTTACTTCACGTTTCGCCTCGCTCGCGCGGTCGGCCCGGCCGGCAAGCTCTACGCGGTCGACATCGATCCCGACATGATCGAGCTCGTCGCGGAGCAGGCGCAGCGCGAGGGGTTCGCCAACGTCCAGACGGTGCTGGCGGCCTCCGACGATCCACGGCTCCCGGACCGCGAGATCGACCTGGTTTTCGCCGCCAACACTTACCACCATATCGGGAACCGGGTCGCCTACTTTCGCAACCTGCGAAAGTACCTCGCGCCCGGCGGGCGCGTTGCGATCGTCGAGTTCGACGAGCGCTCCTGGTTCTCCGGCGTGGGAGGGCATCACACGCCCGCGGCCCTCATCCTCGACGAGATGAACCGGGCCGGCTACGAGCTGCGCGGGCGGTTCGATTTCCTCGACCGTCAGTCGTTTCAAATCTTCGCTCCGCGCGGCGACGCGGCCTCCCCGCACAAGGGGCCCGGCGGTCCTCCGTCCCTTGCTCCACCGGGCGAAAATAGGTAA